The proteins below come from a single Streptomyces sp. B3I8 genomic window:
- a CDS encoding 4-hydroxy-3-methylbut-2-enyl diphosphate reductase has product MGNMSASPARRRVLLAAPRGYCAGVDRAVIAVEKALEQYGAPVYVRHEIVHNKYVVQTLEKKGAIFVERTEEVPPGNIVMFSAHGVAPVVHEEAERGRLATIDATCPLVTKVHKEAVRFAKDDYDILLIGHEGHEEVIGTSGEAPEHIQLVDGPDDVANVEVRDPSKVVWLSQTTLSVDETMETVDALKGKFPQLLSPPSDDICYATQNRQLAVKQMGAEADLVIVVGSRNSSNSKRLVEVAKLAGARAAYLVDFADEIDEAWLDGVSTVGVTSGASVPEVLVEQVLERLTGHGFEDVEIVKAAEESIAFSLPKELRRDLREEAAALVAERGGTTG; this is encoded by the coding sequence ATGGGGAACATGAGCGCTTCGCCTGCCCGCCGCCGTGTCCTGCTCGCCGCCCCCCGTGGCTACTGCGCGGGCGTCGACCGCGCGGTGATCGCCGTGGAGAAGGCCCTGGAGCAGTACGGGGCCCCCGTCTACGTCCGCCACGAGATCGTGCACAACAAGTACGTCGTGCAGACCCTGGAGAAGAAGGGTGCGATCTTCGTCGAGCGGACGGAGGAGGTGCCGCCGGGCAACATCGTGATGTTCTCCGCGCACGGCGTCGCCCCGGTCGTCCACGAGGAGGCCGAGCGCGGTCGCCTCGCCACCATCGACGCGACCTGCCCCCTGGTGACCAAGGTGCACAAGGAGGCCGTCCGGTTCGCCAAGGACGACTACGACATCCTCCTGATCGGGCACGAGGGCCACGAGGAGGTCATCGGCACGTCCGGCGAGGCGCCCGAGCACATCCAGCTCGTCGACGGCCCGGACGACGTCGCGAATGTCGAGGTGCGCGACCCCTCGAAGGTCGTCTGGCTCTCCCAGACCACCCTCTCCGTGGACGAGACCATGGAGACCGTCGACGCCCTCAAGGGCAAGTTCCCCCAGCTCCTCTCACCGCCGAGCGACGACATCTGCTACGCCACGCAGAACCGCCAGCTCGCGGTGAAGCAGATGGGCGCCGAGGCGGACCTGGTCATCGTGGTCGGCTCGCGGAACTCCTCGAACTCCAAGCGGCTGGTCGAGGTCGCCAAGCTCGCCGGCGCGCGCGCCGCGTACCTGGTCGACTTCGCCGACGAGATCGACGAGGCCTGGCTGGACGGCGTCTCGACGGTCGGCGTGACATCGGGGGCGTCGGTGCCGGAGGTGCTCGTCGAGCAGGTGCTCGAACGGCTCACGGGGCACGGCTTCGAGGACGTCGAGATCGTCAAGGCGGCCGAGGAGTCCATCGCCTTCTCGCTGCCCAAGGAGCTGCGCCGGGACCTGCGCGAGGAGGCCGCGGCGCTGGTCGCGGAGCGCGGGGGGACGACGGGCTGA
- the ppgK gene encoding polyphosphate--glucose phosphotransferase has translation MQIFGVDIGGSGIKGAPVDLDKGDLAQERHKVLTPHPATPDTVADGVKQVVDHFGWTGPVGVTFPGVVTGGSMVRTAANVDKAWVDTDARALLSERLGGLPVTVLNDADAAGVAEMEFGAGRGRQGTVVLLTFGTGIGSAVFTDGALVPNTELGHLELNGHDAETRASSKAKEDEDLSWERWARRVQKYLAHVEMLFSPGLFVIGGGVSRKAHKFLPHIEGIRAPIVPAELQNNAGIVGAAMRAAQRA, from the coding sequence ATGCAGATCTTCGGTGTGGACATCGGCGGCTCCGGAATCAAGGGCGCCCCCGTGGACCTGGACAAGGGCGACCTCGCGCAGGAGCGCCACAAGGTACTCACCCCCCACCCGGCCACGCCGGACACGGTGGCGGACGGGGTGAAGCAGGTCGTCGACCATTTCGGCTGGACCGGCCCGGTGGGCGTCACCTTCCCCGGCGTCGTGACCGGCGGCAGCATGGTGCGCACGGCGGCGAACGTGGACAAGGCCTGGGTCGACACCGACGCGCGTGCGCTGCTGAGCGAGCGGCTGGGCGGCCTGCCGGTGACGGTCCTGAACGACGCGGACGCGGCGGGCGTCGCCGAGATGGAGTTCGGCGCGGGGCGCGGGCGGCAGGGGACGGTCGTGCTGCTGACGTTCGGTACGGGGATCGGGAGCGCGGTCTTCACCGACGGTGCGCTGGTGCCGAACACGGAGCTCGGGCACCTGGAACTGAACGGCCACGACGCGGAGACACGGGCCTCCAGCAAGGCGAAGGAGGACGAGGACCTCTCCTGGGAGCGCTGGGCGCGCCGCGTCCAGAAGTACCTGGCGCACGTGGAGATGCTGTTCTCGCCCGGACTGTTCGTCATCGGCGGCGGGGTGAGCCGCAAGGCCCACAAGTTCCTGCCGCACATCGAGGGCATCAGGGCACCGATCGTCCCGGCGGAACTGCAGAACAACGCCGGGATCGTGGGCGCGGCGATGCGCGCGGCACAGCGCGCCTGA
- a CDS encoding DUF6542 domain-containing protein — protein MRGAGARPVAARRPGPGAGAPARPQVRRLPNPRLTGLGGGLFAGAAMLVLGFLDRVLFDGSLTAYGVLFLPVCVLTALWIRPGDLLTAPVVAPIAFTVGLLPAVPGDGGLGGRFMALVTALATRAGWLYGGTAVAAVLVGVRAAARRRAGTAARAGGTAKPGAAGGAGAGGSGGARGSGAPRRPGRPTAR, from the coding sequence ATGCGTGGGGCGGGCGCACGGCCGGTGGCCGCGCGGCGGCCCGGCCCCGGCGCGGGGGCCCCGGCCCGGCCGCAGGTCCGGCGGCTGCCCAACCCCCGGCTCACCGGGCTCGGCGGCGGGCTGTTCGCGGGGGCGGCGATGCTGGTGCTGGGATTCCTGGACCGGGTGCTGTTCGACGGGTCCCTGACCGCGTACGGGGTGCTGTTCCTGCCGGTGTGCGTGCTCACGGCGCTCTGGATCCGGCCGGGCGACCTGCTGACGGCACCCGTCGTGGCGCCGATCGCGTTCACGGTCGGCCTGCTCCCGGCCGTTCCCGGGGACGGCGGGCTCGGCGGCAGGTTCATGGCCCTCGTCACCGCCCTCGCCACCCGGGCGGGCTGGCTGTACGGGGGGACGGCGGTGGCCGCGGTACTGGTGGGAGTACGGGCCGCCGCCCGCCGGCGGGCGGGCACGGCAGCCCGGGCCGGCGGGACGGCGAAGCCGGGCGCTGCCGGGGGTGCGGGCGCGGGAGGGTCCGGCGGCGCCCGGGGATCCGGTGCGCCCCGGAGACCGGGGCGGCCGACCGCACGCTGA
- the ychF gene encoding redox-regulated ATPase YchF produces the protein MSLTIGIVGLPNVGKSTLFNALTKNDVLAANYPFATIEPNVGVVGVPDPRLKKLAEIFSSQRMLPATVDFVDIAGIVRGASEGEGLGNKFLANIRESDAICQVIRAFKDENVVHVDGKVSPKDDIETINTELILADLQTVEKVLPRLQKESRIKKDVGPKVKAVEEAKEILEKGDTLFAHGIVQGTERNELLHDLHLLTTKPFLYVFNVDEDELTDDDFKNEQRALVAPAEAIFLNAKLEADLAELDEDEALELLQSVGQEEPGLATLAHVGFRTLGLQTYLTAGPKESRAWTIKKGATAPEAAGVIHTDFQKGFIKAEVISFEDLVETGSVTEARAKGKARMEGKDYVMQDGDVVEFRFNV, from the coding sequence GTGTCGCTCACGATCGGAATCGTCGGTCTGCCCAATGTCGGCAAGTCGACCCTTTTCAACGCCCTGACCAAGAACGACGTGCTCGCGGCCAACTACCCGTTCGCCACGATCGAGCCCAACGTCGGCGTGGTCGGCGTCCCCGACCCCCGCCTGAAGAAGTTGGCCGAGATCTTCTCGTCCCAGCGCATGCTTCCGGCGACCGTGGACTTCGTCGACATCGCCGGAATCGTGCGCGGCGCGAGCGAGGGCGAGGGACTGGGCAACAAGTTCCTCGCGAACATCCGTGAGTCCGACGCCATCTGCCAGGTCATCCGCGCCTTCAAGGACGAGAACGTCGTGCACGTCGACGGCAAGGTCTCGCCCAAGGACGACATCGAGACGATCAACACCGAGCTGATCCTCGCCGACCTGCAGACCGTCGAGAAGGTCCTGCCGCGCCTGCAGAAGGAGTCGCGGATCAAGAAGGACGTCGGCCCCAAGGTGAAGGCGGTCGAGGAGGCCAAGGAGATCCTGGAGAAGGGCGACACGCTCTTCGCCCACGGCATCGTCCAGGGCACCGAGCGCAACGAACTCCTGCACGACCTGCACCTGCTCACCACCAAGCCGTTCCTCTACGTCTTCAACGTCGACGAGGACGAGCTGACGGACGACGACTTCAAGAACGAGCAGCGTGCCCTGGTCGCCCCCGCCGAGGCGATCTTCCTCAACGCCAAGCTGGAGGCGGACCTCGCAGAGCTGGACGAGGACGAGGCGCTCGAACTCCTCCAGTCCGTCGGCCAGGAGGAGCCCGGCCTCGCCACCCTCGCCCACGTCGGCTTCCGCACCCTCGGCCTGCAGACGTACCTGACGGCGGGCCCCAAGGAGTCCCGCGCCTGGACCATCAAGAAGGGCGCCACCGCCCCCGAGGCCGCCGGTGTCATCCACACCGACTTCCAGAAGGGCTTCATCAAGGCCGAGGTCATCTCCTTCGAGGACCTGGTCGAAACCGGCTCGGTCACCGAGGCCCGCGCGAAGGGCAAGGCCCGCATGGAGGGCAAGGACTACGTCATGCAGGACGGCGACGTGGTGGAGTTCAGGTTCAACGTGTAG
- a CDS encoding phosphatase PAP2 family protein produces MLWTVAGAGTLGFLVALECAARHYGFRGPLTNQSRELIFAPRSGPLLYAGLALTMVVLTWRQRLIAVSCAVGIDVVFFLVRLMTGGDLQFGNGALWVMLGCAAVGLVRRTGRERALLLKGTGLGLLLVNGHLTGDTWLLITSKTRPTVLDPYVATADHALGNPSWVVGRVVDASGPVGELLLHLVYGQLPLAAALMALYQLRNVAVERRFPRHHLVPTFLVIGLLGPAVYMLFPVVGPVFAYGTDGGAWATAHLWPHTAPPLGTPHPIPFDGITPRNCMPSLHTAWATTLFVHTREGSRLMRSVGAFWLVATLTATLGFGYHYGADLVAGVVFALTIEAGMRALGRGWDRSATLLVTHGAVVFAALLTAYRYLPTQLAGHPWLGGPLLLLAMASVVHHYVRTAKGWKATPPTARTRIAAREAPGDAEPRLPGPRSGEPQTEPA; encoded by the coding sequence ATCCTGTGGACCGTGGCGGGAGCGGGGACCCTGGGCTTTCTCGTCGCGCTGGAATGCGCCGCGCGCCACTACGGCTTCCGGGGGCCGCTCACGAACCAGAGCCGCGAGCTGATCTTCGCGCCGCGGTCGGGACCGCTGCTGTACGCCGGTCTCGCGCTGACGATGGTGGTGCTCACCTGGCGCCAACGGCTTATCGCGGTGAGCTGTGCGGTCGGCATCGACGTCGTCTTCTTCCTGGTGCGGTTGATGACCGGCGGCGACCTGCAGTTCGGCAACGGAGCGCTGTGGGTGATGCTGGGCTGCGCGGCCGTCGGTCTCGTCCGCCGCACCGGCCGGGAGCGCGCGCTGCTGCTGAAGGGGACCGGACTCGGTCTGCTGCTGGTGAACGGACACCTCACGGGCGACACCTGGCTGCTCATCACCTCCAAGACCCGTCCGACGGTCCTCGACCCGTACGTGGCGACCGCCGACCACGCGCTGGGCAACCCCTCCTGGGTGGTCGGCCGCGTCGTCGACGCCAGCGGACCGGTGGGCGAGCTGCTGCTGCACCTCGTCTACGGCCAACTCCCGCTGGCCGCCGCGCTCATGGCGCTGTACCAGTTGCGGAACGTGGCGGTCGAGCGTCGGTTTCCGCGCCACCACCTGGTGCCCACCTTCCTGGTCATCGGCCTGCTCGGACCGGCCGTGTACATGCTCTTTCCGGTCGTCGGCCCGGTCTTCGCCTACGGGACCGACGGCGGGGCGTGGGCGACGGCCCACCTGTGGCCGCACACCGCGCCGCCCCTCGGCACGCCGCATCCCATCCCGTTCGACGGGATCACCCCGCGCAACTGCATGCCCAGCCTGCACACCGCGTGGGCGACCACGCTCTTCGTGCACACCCGCGAGGGCTCCCGGCTCATGCGGTCCGTCGGCGCCTTCTGGCTGGTCGCCACCCTCACGGCGACCCTGGGCTTCGGCTACCACTACGGCGCGGACCTCGTCGCCGGTGTCGTCTTCGCGCTCACCATCGAGGCGGGGATGCGCGCGCTCGGCCGCGGCTGGGACCGCTCCGCCACCCTGCTCGTCACCCACGGCGCGGTGGTCTTCGCGGCGCTCCTGACGGCGTACCGCTACCTCCCGACTCAGCTCGCGGGGCACCCGTGGCTGGGCGGCCCCCTGCTGCTCCTCGCCATGGCCTCGGTCGTGCACCACTACGTGCGGACGGCCAAGGGGTGGAAGGCGACCCCGCCCACCGCGCGGACGCGGATCGCGGCCCGCGAAGCCCCCGGGGACGCGGAGCCGCGCCTGCCGGGCCCACGTTCCGGCGAACCCCAGACCGAGCCCGCGTGA
- a CDS encoding GntR family transcriptional regulator, whose translation MTFGEQPAYLRVAGDLRKKIVDGSLPPHTRLPSQARIREEYRVSDTVALEARKVLMAEGLVEGRSGSGTYVRERPVPRRVARSGYRPGDGATPFRQEQADAAAHGTWESRSEQAEAGAAIAERLGLRTGDRVMRTAYVFREAGEAMMLSTSWEPLELTGRTPVMLPEEGPLGGMGVVERMAAIDVVVDNVTEEVGARPGQAEELQALGGVPGHVVLVIQRTFYASGRPVETADLIIPADRYRASYHLPVR comes from the coding sequence GTGACATTCGGTGAGCAGCCCGCGTATCTGCGCGTTGCGGGTGATCTCCGCAAGAAGATCGTCGACGGCTCGCTGCCACCGCACACCCGCCTCCCCTCCCAGGCCCGCATCCGCGAGGAGTACCGGGTCTCGGACACGGTCGCGCTGGAGGCGCGCAAGGTGCTCATGGCCGAGGGGCTGGTCGAGGGCCGCTCCGGGTCCGGCACCTACGTACGGGAGCGGCCGGTCCCGCGCCGCGTCGCGCGCTCCGGCTACCGCCCGGGGGACGGGGCCACGCCCTTCCGCCAGGAACAGGCCGACGCGGCGGCGCACGGCACCTGGGAGTCGCGCAGCGAGCAGGCGGAGGCGGGCGCGGCGATCGCCGAGCGGCTCGGCCTGCGGACGGGGGACCGGGTGATGCGTACGGCGTACGTGTTCCGGGAGGCGGGCGAGGCGATGATGCTCTCCACGTCCTGGGAGCCGCTCGAACTGACCGGGCGTACGCCGGTGATGCTGCCGGAGGAGGGGCCGCTCGGTGGGATGGGGGTCGTGGAGCGGATGGCCGCGATCGACGTCGTCGTGGACAACGTCACGGAGGAAGTGGGGGCACGCCCGGGGCAGGCCGAGGAACTGCAGGCGCTGGGGGGAGTGCCGGGGCATGTGGTGCTGGTCATCCAGCGCACGTTCTACGCGTCGGGCCGGCCGGTGGAGACGGCCGATTTGATCATCCCCGCGGACCGCTACCGGGCGTCGTACCACCTGCCGGTGCGGTAG
- a CDS encoding SPOR domain-containing protein, producing the protein MNESTVTLPWLVVRRDDNGNRYGVGRYATRAEAQKIADSLGSPGHEQLYWVECLDEDAANTS; encoded by the coding sequence ATGAACGAGAGCACGGTGACGCTCCCCTGGCTCGTCGTGCGCCGGGACGACAACGGCAATCGCTACGGCGTCGGCCGCTATGCGACCCGGGCCGAGGCCCAGAAGATCGCCGACAGCCTCGGCAGCCCCGGTCACGAGCAGCTCTACTGGGTCGAATGCCTGGACGAGGACGCCGCCAACACGTCCTGA
- a CDS encoding (deoxy)nucleoside triphosphate pyrophosphohydrolase codes for MTPPILVVAAALVDDAGRLLAARRSAPPDLAGRWELPGGKVEPGESPERALVRELREELGVDAEPVSRVPGEWPLKPGYVLRVWTARLVSGTPEPLEDHDRLRWLGPDEIWDVHWLDQDVPAVHAARPARDDVNKAPVRGE; via the coding sequence ATGACCCCACCCATCCTCGTGGTCGCGGCCGCCCTCGTGGACGACGCCGGTCGCCTCCTCGCCGCCCGCCGCAGCGCACCCCCCGATCTCGCCGGTCGCTGGGAACTCCCCGGCGGCAAGGTCGAACCGGGTGAGTCGCCCGAGCGCGCCCTCGTCCGTGAACTCCGCGAGGAACTCGGCGTCGACGCCGAACCGGTGTCGCGCGTGCCGGGGGAGTGGCCGCTGAAGCCCGGTTACGTCCTGCGCGTGTGGACCGCCCGTCTCGTGTCCGGCACCCCCGAACCGCTGGAGGATCACGACCGGCTGCGCTGGCTCGGTCCCGACGAGATCTGGGACGTCCACTGGCTCGACCAGGACGTCCCGGCCGTGCATGCCGCCCGCCCCGCGCGGGACGACGTCAACAAGGCGCCCGTCCGGGGGGAATGA
- a CDS encoding ATP-binding protein has product MGGLLAWEVIGVLETGGDCAEWTFPADPGSVRDARAVVRGQLRAWGLDDLVDVAALLVSELVTNSLRHASGPIGVRLVRSSGTAPGLLVEVSDPLPDLPRERTAGLDEESGRGLRLVASSARRWGTRPGVSGKTVWFELAIP; this is encoded by the coding sequence ATGGGTGGGCTCCTGGCCTGGGAAGTGATCGGCGTGCTCGAGACCGGAGGCGACTGCGCCGAGTGGACGTTCCCCGCGGACCCCGGCTCGGTCCGCGATGCCCGTGCCGTCGTGCGGGGGCAGTTGCGCGCCTGGGGTCTCGACGATCTCGTCGACGTCGCCGCGCTCCTCGTGAGCGAACTGGTCACCAATTCCCTGCGGCACGCCAGCGGACCCATCGGCGTACGGCTCGTACGGTCCTCCGGGACGGCCCCCGGGCTCCTGGTCGAGGTCTCGGACCCGCTGCCCGACCTGCCCCGGGAGCGCACTGCGGGACTCGACGAGGAGAGCGGCCGCGGCCTCCGACTGGTCGCCTCCTCCGCCCGGCGCTGGGGCACCCGCCCGGGGGTCTCGGGCAAGACCGTCTGGTTCGAACTCGCGATTCCCTGA
- a CDS encoding SpoIIE family protein phosphatase, which translates to MSEIPARATGPEGPSDDARAWARVAADASRRAAAAPAEDARTTREATSGHGNSGDARSERDARGAWNERDDRDERHARDAGAPRPGGDSDAPRDDRRAGASRDDRRAGASRDDHPRAGASRDDHPRAGASRGDRRTGVPRDDRRTDAPLDRRALAVAPTDPGHWQSNPPGSLYDYIKVASFSVGPDGLVEQWSLRAEQIFGIPAERAIGMDPIEAFVDPDLRERGRRKMAEILDGREWTGLIPFRARSTGRTGNTASAAATERAEHPDGTTRATEGTGRQGGPERTEDVADGLAEVYVMPTTTENGRRAAVCIVVDVHTLRSIETDLAASQSIFGQSPFGFLLIDPDLRIRRANKRFASTFGGTTEDHRGRTVHDYLLGPEADRVRATLRRVLDTGESITDMHITGYVPGSDQRRHWSVNLYRVHSGSGRPIGVAWLALDITARRAAAREAAAARRNLALLNEAGARIGNSLDLETTARELLDVVVPGFCDLAVVDLYQGLLAGDETPPGLADGSAELRRVASASAVAGAPFTGGPAPVAVGGVHHYPFNSPCADALRTGRPKSVAPQEGSPIQSTLAVPMVAHDTVVGLAQFSRTKGSEPFGERDSALAVELAARAAVCIDNARLYRREHERALILQRSLLPPGDPEASGLDIACRYLPGNAATEVGGDWFDVIELPGHRTALVVGDVMGRGLRAAVAMGELRTAVRTLAQLDIEPAEVLSQLDEIARGLGAPGGVTQATRTAARKPRDADLSEVYLATCVYAVYDSVTRRCTFANAGHLPPVLVEPGESALMLDVPPGMPLGVGGEPFEEVEVELPEGSLLALYTDGLVESRDHPLDEGLQAFVGALTDPSQPLEDVCDHVLSTLDTHHGEDDIALLMARVQGLPADSVGDWTLPREPRSVGRAREYARAQLQSWGLEPLVDTAELLVSELVTNALRYGEGEIRLRLLLDRTMVCEVWDAGLVQPRRRRARDTDEGGRGLQLVGLLSAAWGSRRTPRGKTVWFELPLPGGDATLTDPAEALLSLF; encoded by the coding sequence GTGAGCGAGATACCAGCGAGGGCCACGGGCCCCGAGGGCCCGTCGGACGACGCGCGGGCGTGGGCGCGGGTCGCGGCCGACGCGTCCCGGCGCGCCGCCGCGGCTCCCGCCGAGGACGCCCGCACGACGCGCGAGGCGACGAGCGGTCACGGGAACTCCGGGGACGCCCGGAGCGAGCGTGACGCCCGGGGCGCCTGGAACGAGCGCGACGACCGTGACGAGCGTCACGCGCGCGACGCCGGTGCGCCGCGCCCCGGCGGTGACTCCGACGCCCCTCGCGACGACCGCCGTGCCGGGGCCTCCCGCGACGACCGCCGTGCCGGGGCCTCCCGCGACGACCACCCCCGCGCCGGGGCCTCCCGCGACGACCACCCCCGCGCCGGGGCCTCCCGGGGCGACCGCCGTACCGGGGTCCCCCGCGACGACCGCCGCACCGACGCCCCCCTGGACCGGCGCGCGCTCGCCGTGGCTCCCACCGATCCCGGGCACTGGCAGAGCAATCCGCCCGGGTCCCTCTACGACTACATCAAGGTCGCGTCCTTCTCCGTCGGCCCCGACGGGCTCGTGGAGCAGTGGAGTCTGCGTGCCGAGCAGATCTTCGGAATCCCCGCCGAGCGGGCCATCGGCATGGACCCCATCGAGGCCTTCGTCGACCCCGATCTGCGCGAGCGCGGCCGTCGCAAGATGGCCGAAATCCTCGACGGGCGGGAGTGGACGGGGCTCATCCCCTTCCGCGCCAGGAGCACCGGGCGCACCGGAAACACCGCAAGCGCAGCAGCCACCGAACGCGCCGAGCACCCCGACGGCACCACCCGCGCCACCGAAGGCACCGGCCGCCAGGGCGGTCCGGAGCGCACCGAAGACGTCGCCGACGGCCTGGCCGAGGTCTATGTGATGCCCACCACGACGGAGAACGGCCGCCGGGCCGCCGTCTGCATCGTCGTGGACGTCCACACCCTGCGCAGCATCGAGACCGACCTCGCCGCCTCGCAGTCGATTTTCGGCCAATCCCCCTTCGGTTTCCTGCTGATCGACCCCGACCTGCGGATCCGCCGCGCCAACAAGCGGTTCGCCTCCACGTTCGGCGGCACCACCGAGGACCACCGCGGCCGTACGGTCCACGACTACCTGCTCGGCCCGGAGGCCGACCGGGTCCGGGCGACGCTGCGCCGCGTGCTGGACACCGGCGAGTCCATCACGGACATGCACATCACCGGCTACGTCCCCGGCTCCGACCAGCGCCGGCACTGGTCCGTCAACCTCTACCGCGTGCACAGCGGCAGCGGCCGTCCCATCGGCGTCGCCTGGCTGGCCCTCGACATCACCGCCCGCCGCGCCGCCGCCCGCGAGGCCGCCGCCGCCCGCCGCAACCTCGCCCTGCTGAACGAGGCGGGCGCCCGCATCGGCAACTCCCTGGACCTGGAGACCACCGCGCGCGAACTGCTCGACGTGGTGGTCCCCGGCTTCTGCGACCTCGCCGTCGTCGACCTCTACCAGGGGCTGCTCGCCGGCGACGAGACCCCGCCCGGCCTCGCCGACGGCAGTGCCGAACTGCGCCGCGTCGCCTCCGCCAGCGCGGTCGCCGGCGCCCCGTTCACCGGCGGTCCGGCCCCCGTCGCCGTCGGCGGCGTCCACCACTACCCGTTCAACTCGCCCTGCGCCGACGCCCTGCGCACCGGCCGCCCCAAGAGCGTGGCCCCGCAGGAGGGCAGCCCGATACAGTCCACGCTCGCCGTGCCGATGGTCGCGCACGACACCGTCGTGGGGCTCGCCCAGTTCTCCCGTACGAAGGGCAGCGAGCCGTTCGGCGAACGCGACAGCGCGCTCGCCGTCGAACTCGCCGCGCGCGCCGCCGTCTGTATCGACAACGCCCGCCTCTACCGCCGCGAGCACGAACGCGCCCTGATCCTCCAGCGCTCGCTGCTGCCCCCGGGCGACCCGGAGGCCTCCGGCCTGGACATCGCCTGCCGCTACCTGCCGGGCAACGCGGCCACCGAGGTGGGCGGCGACTGGTTCGACGTCATCGAACTTCCGGGCCACCGCACCGCGTTGGTCGTCGGTGACGTCATGGGTCGCGGACTGCGCGCCGCCGTCGCGATGGGCGAACTCCGTACCGCGGTCCGCACGCTGGCCCAGCTCGACATCGAACCGGCCGAGGTGCTCAGCCAGCTGGACGAGATCGCCCGCGGCCTCGGCGCGCCCGGCGGTGTCACGCAGGCCACCCGCACCGCCGCCCGCAAGCCGCGCGACGCCGACCTGTCCGAGGTGTACCTGGCGACGTGCGTGTACGCCGTCTACGACTCGGTGACCCGGCGCTGCACCTTCGCCAACGCCGGCCACCTCCCGCCCGTCCTCGTGGAGCCCGGTGAGAGCGCGCTGATGCTCGACGTGCCGCCGGGCATGCCGCTCGGCGTGGGCGGCGAGCCGTTCGAGGAGGTGGAGGTCGAACTGCCCGAGGGCTCCCTCCTCGCCCTCTACACGGACGGCCTCGTCGAATCCCGCGACCATCCCCTGGACGAGGGCCTGCAGGCGTTCGTCGGCGCCCTCACCGACCCCTCGCAGCCGCTGGAGGACGTCTGCGACCACGTCCTCAGCACCCTGGACACCCACCACGGCGAGGACGACATCGCGCTGCTGATGGCGCGTGTGCAAGGTCTGCCGGCGGACTCCGTCGGCGACTGGACGCTGCCGCGCGAACCGCGCAGCGTCGGCCGCGCCCGCGAGTACGCCCGTGCCCAGCTCCAGTCCTGGGGCCTGGAACCGCTGGTGGACACCGCCGAACTGCTCGTCAGCGAGTTGGTCACCAACGCGCTGCGCTACGGCGAGGGCGAGATCCGCCTGCGCCTGCTGCTCGACCGCACGATGGTCTGCGAGGTCTGGGACGCGGGCCTGGTCCAGCCGCGCCGTCGCCGCGCCCGCGACACGGACGAGGGCGGCCGTGGCCTGCAACTGGTCGGCCTGCTCAGCGCGGCCTGGGGCTCCCGCCGCACCCCCCGCGGCAAGACCGTCTGGTTCGAACTCCCGCTCCCCGGCGGTGACGCGACCCTCACCGACCCGGCGGAGGCACTGCTGAGCCTGTTCTAG
- a CDS encoding MarR family winged helix-turn-helix transcriptional regulator: protein MPAAGEDEKAETRWLTTDQLAAWRAFMHMAQQLPTALECRLQRDSRLSFLEYYVLAILSEQPAHRMRMSALASQANAELSRLSHLVSRLEKRGILRRAPDPDDGRYTHVVLTDAGHEHLVAAAPGHVAWVRELFVEALDPEELRVLRRCAEKVVARIGDAPEPGGKAAGGRTVADRC from the coding sequence ATGCCTGCTGCAGGGGAGGACGAAAAAGCCGAAACCCGGTGGCTCACCACCGACCAGCTCGCGGCGTGGCGTGCGTTCATGCACATGGCCCAGCAGCTCCCCACCGCTCTCGAGTGCCGGCTCCAGCGGGACTCACGGCTCAGTTTCCTCGAGTACTACGTCCTGGCGATCCTGTCCGAGCAGCCCGCGCACCGGATGCGCATGAGCGCGCTCGCATCCCAGGCCAACGCGGAGCTCTCCCGGCTGTCGCACCTGGTCAGCCGGCTCGAGAAGCGCGGCATTCTGCGCCGCGCGCCCGATCCGGACGACGGGCGCTACACGCATGTCGTCCTCACCGACGCCGGTCACGAGCACCTGGTCGCGGCGGCACCAGGGCATGTGGCCTGGGTGCGCGAGCTGTTCGTCGAGGCGCTGGACCCGGAGGAACTGCGGGTGTTGCGCCGGTGCGCCGAGAAGGTCGTCGCCCGGATCGGGGACGCCCCGGAGCCGGGCGGGAAGGCCGCCGGCGGGAGGACCGTCGCGGACCGGTGCTGA